In Hyphomicrobium denitrificans 1NES1, one DNA window encodes the following:
- a CDS encoding aldehyde dehydrogenase has translation MTSLAHFEAVAGSLKLPGEAVIDGKLTASASGKTFANVTPRNGRVLNQVAQCDAADIDAAVKSARRAFEDGQWRKLHYRDKKRVLFRLAELMTREAEALAILESLDVGKPITNALKGDIPGSIRTLAYYAEALDKVYGEVGPEAPDRFSFAVHEPLGVVGAIVPWNFPLLMAMWKIAPALAMGNSVVLKPAEQSPLTALKIGELALEAGLPPGVLNVVPGFGAEAGKALGLHDDVDMIAFTGSGAVGKLLMQYSGQSNLKRISLELGGKSPHIIFADCTDLDKAAMQAAWGIFYNSGQVCTAGSRLLVHDAIADQFLDRLLAVASRIVAGDPLEPSTKSGAMASEEQMKTALRYIETAKREGDALTLGGNRTRVDSGGFYVEPTVFDRVKPENTLAREEVFGPVLAVTRFKEADEAIRIANDTNYGLAAGLWTKDISLAHRAAREIRAGLVWINGWDSCDITMPFGGFKQSGFGRDRSLHALHKYADLKSVSITL, from the coding sequence ATGACATCGCTCGCGCACTTTGAAGCGGTCGCCGGTTCGCTGAAACTTCCGGGCGAAGCCGTCATCGACGGCAAGCTTACAGCGAGCGCATCCGGCAAGACGTTTGCGAACGTGACGCCGCGGAACGGACGCGTACTGAACCAAGTTGCCCAGTGCGATGCCGCAGACATCGATGCCGCGGTGAAAAGCGCCCGTCGCGCTTTCGAAGATGGGCAGTGGCGCAAGCTTCATTATCGCGACAAGAAGCGCGTGCTGTTCAGGCTCGCGGAACTTATGACACGCGAAGCCGAGGCGCTGGCCATCCTCGAAAGTCTCGACGTCGGCAAGCCGATCACGAATGCACTTAAGGGTGATATTCCGGGCTCCATCCGGACGCTCGCCTATTATGCGGAAGCACTCGACAAGGTTTACGGCGAGGTCGGTCCCGAGGCACCCGACCGTTTCTCGTTCGCGGTCCACGAGCCGCTGGGCGTCGTCGGAGCCATCGTACCGTGGAATTTTCCGCTGCTGATGGCGATGTGGAAGATCGCGCCGGCACTCGCGATGGGGAATTCCGTAGTCCTGAAGCCGGCCGAGCAATCCCCCCTCACCGCTTTGAAGATCGGCGAACTGGCGCTCGAAGCCGGATTGCCGCCTGGCGTGCTCAATGTGGTCCCCGGATTTGGCGCCGAAGCCGGCAAGGCATTGGGGCTTCACGACGACGTCGACATGATCGCGTTCACGGGTTCGGGGGCGGTCGGAAAATTGCTGATGCAGTATTCCGGTCAGAGCAACCTGAAACGCATCAGCCTCGAGCTTGGCGGCAAATCTCCGCACATCATCTTCGCCGACTGTACCGATCTCGATAAAGCCGCGATGCAGGCGGCGTGGGGCATCTTTTACAATTCCGGCCAAGTCTGCACGGCGGGATCGCGTCTGCTCGTGCATGACGCAATCGCGGACCAATTTCTGGATCGGCTGCTTGCCGTCGCCAGCAGGATTGTCGCCGGGGATCCTCTCGAACCGTCGACGAAAAGCGGCGCGATGGCGAGCGAAGAGCAGATGAAAACGGCGCTGCGCTATATCGAGACGGCGAAGCGCGAAGGCGATGCGTTGACGCTCGGCGGCAACCGCACGCGCGTCGATAGCGGCGGCTTCTACGTCGAGCCGACGGTATTCGACCGCGTCAAGCCGGAGAACACTTTGGCGCGCGAAGAAGTCTTCGGCCCCGTGCTGGCCGTGACCCGCTTCAAGGAAGCAGACGAAGCCATCCGCATCGCCAACGACACAAACTACGGTCTCGCCGCCGGGCTTTGGACGAAAGACATTTCGCTCGCCCATCGCGCCGCACGCGAAATCCGCGCCGGGCTCGTCTGGATCAACGGCTGGGATAGCTGCGATATTACGATGCCGTTTGGCGGCTTCAAGCAGTCGGGCTTCGGACGGGACCGCTCGCTGCATGCACTTCACAAATATGCCGACTTGAAGTCGGTCTCGATTACGCTCTGA
- a CDS encoding NAD-dependent succinate-semialdehyde dehydrogenase — translation MNAKTTAAFPTAALIDGEWVTSKKTFPVLDPATGDKLADVPDMTAEDARHAIDAAYRAFPEWSAKPAKERGAILQRWCALILSETEALAQLMTAEQGKPLAEARGEVAYGASFIEWFAEEGKRAYGHTIPTTGTSRRYVTIKQPIGVCAAITPWNFPIAMITRKVASALAAGCTIVVKPSEETPLCALAVAKLAVDAGVPAGVLNVVTTLDAPGVGKALTGDARVRKLTFTGSTEVGKILYRQSADTIKKLTLELGGNAPLIVFDDADLERAVSATMASKFRNAGQTCVCANRILVQADIYDRYVAALKIAIAKLHVAPGRDPKSTVGPLINADAIAKVKSLLADATEHGAKIELGGKPDANGALFFAPTVVTGVEPGMAIANEEIFGPVASIIRFETESDAIRIANDTPYGLAAYLFSQDISRAWRVAEALETGMVGVNEGVFSNEVAPFGGVKQSGLGREGAQEGLEEYLETKFLCLGGITD, via the coding sequence ATGAATGCCAAGACGACAGCAGCCTTCCCGACAGCAGCGCTCATCGATGGAGAGTGGGTCACGTCAAAGAAGACGTTTCCGGTTCTCGATCCGGCGACTGGAGACAAACTGGCCGACGTGCCGGACATGACGGCCGAGGATGCCCGGCACGCCATCGACGCCGCATATAGAGCCTTTCCGGAATGGTCCGCCAAACCGGCAAAGGAACGCGGCGCGATCCTGCAACGCTGGTGCGCGCTGATCCTCTCCGAAACGGAAGCGCTTGCACAGCTCATGACCGCCGAGCAAGGCAAGCCCCTTGCTGAAGCACGCGGCGAGGTCGCCTACGGAGCGTCATTCATCGAGTGGTTCGCGGAAGAAGGCAAACGCGCCTACGGTCATACGATCCCGACGACCGGGACGTCCCGGCGCTATGTCACGATCAAGCAGCCGATCGGCGTTTGCGCGGCGATTACGCCGTGGAACTTCCCCATCGCCATGATTACGCGCAAGGTCGCTTCAGCGCTCGCAGCCGGATGCACGATTGTCGTGAAGCCGTCGGAAGAAACGCCGCTTTGCGCGCTCGCCGTCGCCAAGCTCGCAGTCGACGCAGGCGTTCCGGCCGGCGTCCTGAACGTCGTCACGACGCTTGATGCGCCCGGCGTCGGCAAGGCACTGACGGGAGATGCGCGTGTCCGCAAGCTGACATTCACAGGCTCGACCGAGGTCGGCAAAATTCTCTACCGGCAGTCCGCCGACACGATCAAAAAGCTGACGCTCGAACTCGGCGGCAACGCGCCGCTTATCGTTTTCGACGATGCCGATCTCGAACGAGCCGTCAGCGCCACGATGGCGTCGAAGTTCCGCAACGCGGGGCAAACGTGCGTCTGTGCCAACCGCATCCTCGTGCAGGCGGACATTTACGATCGCTATGTTGCGGCGCTTAAGATTGCGATTGCGAAGTTGCACGTCGCGCCGGGCCGCGATCCGAAGTCCACTGTCGGGCCGCTGATCAATGCCGATGCGATCGCAAAGGTGAAATCGCTGCTCGCTGATGCGACCGAGCACGGCGCGAAAATCGAGCTTGGCGGCAAACCCGACGCAAACGGAGCGCTTTTCTTTGCGCCGACGGTCGTCACCGGCGTCGAACCCGGCATGGCGATCGCGAACGAGGAGATTTTCGGGCCAGTGGCATCGATCATTCGTTTCGAAACGGAAAGCGATGCGATCCGGATCGCCAACGATACACCATATGGCCTCGCCGCCTACCTTTTCAGCCAGGATATCTCGCGGGCCTGGCGCGTCGCGGAAGCACTCGAAACCGGCATGGTCGGCGTCAATGAAGGTGTCTTTTCAAACGAGGTCGCCCCGTTCGGCGGCGTCAAGCAATCCGGCCTTGGCCGCGAAGGCGCACAGGAAGGGCTTGAGGAATATCTCGAAACGAAGTTCCTCTGCCTTGGCGGCATCACCGACTAG